The genomic region ATAGACTTATGTATATATCTAGAAATCAAGACAAGTTAAGAGCTGAATATCTTCAAGGTATATTTGATGCAGTAGAAAAGGACTTAGTGAAGGAAAACAAATTGGGAAGAGAATTTTATTACCGTCAAGTCATGTAGGATCACGAAGATACATTATACAAAATTATCATGATGGTATAGCAATAATTTGTAGAGAATATGGACCACCTGATTTATTTATAACATTCACATGTAATTCTAAATGGCCTGAAATATTATTGTCTATTCTACATGGTGAACAAGCTAGTGATAGAGCTGATACTAtagtgcgtgtattccacatgaaACTAGAAGAGCTATTAAAAGATATACAATCAAAAAAAAATATTCGGTGAAACACTTGCAATTTTATATTCTATTGAATTTCAAAAAAGAGGATTACCACATGTACACATTTTACTTTGGCTAGATAAAAAACAATATGAAATAACACCGGATATAATAGATACATGGATATCAGCTGAAATACCTAATCCATATGAAGATCCATTAGGATATACGCTTATAACTGAACATATGATACATGGACCATGTGGAGAAAAAAATGAAAGTAGCCCGTGCATGAGAAAAGGAAAATGTTCAAAGTATTATCCAAAAGAATTCCAGAATGAAAGCAATTTTACCAATAATGGCTTCACTCAATATCGTAGACGAGATACTAATATATACATACGTAGAGACAATCATAACTTAGATAATAGATGGGTTGTGCCACATAATTTATATCTCATAAAGAAGTATCAAGCACATATAAATGTAGAATATGTAAATAAGAGTAAATTGCTCAAATACTTATGCAAATATGTTAACAAAGGACCAGATAAAGCAACCATTATCTTTGAACATATAAAAAAGGGAGACAATGAAAATACTGATAAAGAGAAAAAAGATATTGATGAAATCAAGGAATATTTAGACTGCAGATATATATGCGAACTAGACGCAATATGGAGATTGCTAGGTTTTGAGATACACTACCATTGGCCACCAGTCAAGAGACTACCAGTACATTTACCTCTACAGAATATAGTAAAATTACATAAGAATACAAGATTAAAAAACATAATAGAAGATCCTAAATATAAATCAACAAAATTAACTCAATGGTTTGAGGCAAACAATCTATATGAAAATGCTAGAAATGTGACATATTGTGACTTTCCAAAATTTTGGACATGGAATACAACAAAGAAAAAATGGGTCAAAAGAGAACAAGGGTTAAAAATTGGACGTCTGTATTATGTCAATCCTATAGAAGGTGAGCGTTTTTATCTTAGAATGCTACTAATGATAATAAAAGGCGCAACGAGTTATGAGGATATAAAAACATTCAATGGGATAATATATCATACTTTTAAAGAAACATGTGCAGCACGTGGTTTACTAAAAGAGGACAATGAATGGTATAAAACTTTTGATGAAGCTACACATTGGGCTACAGCTTTACAATTACGATACCTCTTTACAACTATATTACTATTCACTGACTTGCAAGATGAAAGAAAATTCTATGAAATATATTGGAAAAAAATGGTTGACGACATTCATCACAAATTAATTAGTAAATACGAACCAATTATTTACATGCCCACGGAATCAGAATTGCAAGAAAAACTATTAGAGGAACTGCAAAATATTTTCGCAAAAAATGGAGTTAGTATATGTACTTACAATCTTCCAGAAATCTCATCAAACTATACACCAAATGACAATAATCAACTTATTCAAGAAGAATTAAACTATGATCAACAATCTTTAGAAATCGAAGCAACCAAATTATATTCCCAATTGAATATTGATCAAAAAAATGCTTTCCATGAGATCATAAATAGTGTTGTAAATGGAAAATCAAATTTTTTCTTTGTATCCGGTCATGGAGGAACTGGCAAAACATTTCTATGGAACTGTATTATATCGTTTCTAAGAGCACGAAGAAAAATAGTTTTGACAGTTGCATCATCAGGAGTAGCTTCACTATTACTTCCAAATGGACGTACAACACATTCTAGATTTAAGATTCCAATAGATATTGATGAACTATCAGTTTGTGAAATAAAACGAGGCACAAAATTAGCACAACTACTAACACATACTGATCTTATTATATGGGACGAAGCATTGATGACTAATAGACAATGCTTTGAAGCACTAGATAGAACACTAAAAGATATATTATCTGAAAAACAATCTAAACTATTAGATATCCCTTTTGGTGGAAAAGTTGTTGTTCTTGGAGGTGACCCAAAACAAATATTACCAGTTATAGAAAATGCTTCTAAATCACAAATCATAAATGCCTCAATATTAAGGTCATATCTCTAGAATCATATAAAAATATTATCTTTACATGAGAATATGCGCTTAAAAAAACTACAATGTACTGATTCAGAAAATAATGAATCAATTGATTTTAATAATTGGATATTAAATGTTGGAAATGGGAGCTCTAGCATATCAGAAACCGATATAGATGATGACGACGAAGATTGCACTATAGTTGAAATACCATCTAATTTGTTGATTACTACAACAGACAATAAAATAAAATCATTAGTTCAGTCAACATACCCATGTTTCGAAGACAAATACAACAATCCAGAATATCTTAAAGACAGAGCTATTCTTGCAACAACAAATGAAATAGTTGATCAAATAAATGATTATATAATTAGCTTAATACCGAGTTTGCAAATCGAATATTTTAGTGCTGATAGCATATCGAATTACACAGATACATGTAATGATGTTGATGTACTTTATCCAATAGAATATCTCAATAGCTTAAATGCAAATAACTTTCCAACTCATAACCTAAAACTCAAAGAGGGTGTACCGATAATGCTTTTAAGAAATCTGAACCAAAGCCTTGGTTTATGTAATGGCACAAGACTAATAGTAACAAAACTAGGACAAAATGTTATTGAGGCTATTATAATTACAGGAACACATACTGGAGAGAAAACATATATACCTAGAATTAATTTAACAACACACGGTTCTCATTGGCCTTTCACATTATGTAGACGACAATTTCCAATAAAGGTATGTTATTCAATGACTATAAATAAAAGCCAAGGACAAAGTTTATCCAATGTTGGTGTTTATTTAAAGAAACCAGTATTCACACATGGACAATTATATGTTGCAATATCAAGAGTCAAAGATAGAAAGGGATTAAAAATATTGATAGAAAATCCGGATGGATCATGTGGAACTAAAACTAAAAAATATTGTTTACAAAGAAGTACTTGAAATGATCAAACTATAAGAAATTACATATCCTTAATACGCTTCAATCTTTTTCACTATTCTATTTTTATAAATCCTACCGTTATATTCTTTTTCTATATTTTGATCAAATTTTCCTCTATATTAAAATAAAGAAAACACACTCGTAGAAAAAACTTTTGGTGCCCTTTATTATATATCATGACTTCATTGCACGTATGCATTTAATATCCATGCAAATTGGAATGAATGTATAATAACTTTATTACTAAAATTAACTTCTTATGAACCtaaatctattttctatattcTTATGAACCTTCATTGTACTATTGCAGATGGAAATTACTCCAATATCACAACTACGTCCAGGAAAGTTAAATTATGCTTTACATGTGCGAATATCTAGAATGTGGGAGTTTAGAGGCACAAATGAACAGAATGACATCAAACACCTTGACCTTGTTCTCATCGATCAAAAGGTTTTTATAATCAGTCCTGGTTGACACAATGCAAATATTTCTTATACATATTTACTTTACATACAAATCATTAAATAATCCATAATTATTTCTTTATACAGGGAAATTCAATATATGCAGAGATTCCACCAGATGCAATTGATGTCTTAAAGCCACATCTACAAGAAAAAAAGATTGTATACATATCCAAAATAACAATTGAACGAGCTAAACTGGGATTCAGAGTTGTTGACAATCCTTATATGGTAAAGCTCAACAAGAGAACCATTGTGCTTGAAGATAAGGATGAAATTCAAGGTTTTCCTAAATATACATTCTCACTAACACCCTTAGATAAGTTGGACCAATACAAAAACAAGACCGATCGTTTTATAGGTATATACATTCTAGCTTTATAAATTTTCATTAATCCTAAAATTGCAATACTTTTATATTTAGTAATATCTATCTTTCATAAATCATATAGATGTCATTGCTAAGATCAGTGGAGTATCAAATGTAGCAAAGGTTCCTACAACCTCAGGAGATCAGCAAATGAGGAGAGTTGTATTATTAGAAGACCTTAAGTACGCACTCTATACTATATGTTTAGAGTACTATATAAAAACGCTCTGCCAATAATAATATATGTTTTCGAGTTTTGCAGGGGAAACATGATTGAGCTATCACTATCAAGAAAAAGAGTTTTGGAATTTGACGGAGATCAAATTTTAGATGTGGGTCAGCAACATCATGTTATTGCAATATTTGTAGGAACCTTAGTCAAACTTTACAAAGGTGAATATACATTCTTGAGTGGAACATCAGCATGTCGGTGGTACATCAACGAAAATGACATTGCTGAAATCAAGGCTTTCCAGAAAAGGTGACATACAAACAAAAAACTATAATCCCTTTTATTTTACCATAAATAGTACTAAAATTTATAAAATGTTAATAGTTTGCCAAGTGAACCTGTACCTATCAAAAAGACCTATCTCCAAAATGATGATGCAACACACAAATTTGAGGAGAAAAGTCTAGAACAGCTCAAGCATGTAGACCCTTTCCTTGACATGGTAAAGTTTTACTTTACAAAAACAATCATGCTATGTAAAATGTTGCATGAGTAAAAAAGTTTTCCTTTGGTGCAAGGACAAAGATATCAGTGCACAACTACTATAATTGGTATCACAGAAAACCAAACATGGTGTTACAAAGCATGCAAGATCTGTAATTCAGCAATCATTCAAAAGGAAAATGGTTATAAATGCACAAAGGAAGGATGTCCATCTACACAATTTGAATGGAAGTAAGTGTATACTGCTTTGAATAATAATTACCATAATGCGCACTGTTAGTAATATTAATACTATAATCTTTAGAACAGACGTACCAGTTCTATAAATGATTGTATATTAAATAGATCCAATTGAAATGAGCCTTCACTACAATATACTCTTACATCTATATGTAAACATATGCTTATTGATCAGAACAAATATAATACTCTTTTTATTTAACTAACTTTCAGTTTTATACTCTAATTCAGATACAAGATACCATTCATTGCAAGTGATCACACCTATAATCTAGAGTTTATGTTCTTTGAGAAAAAATAGATCAAATATAATATTCTTTTTACTTAACTAACTTTCCATTTTCATACTCTAATTCAGGTACAAGATACCATTCATTGCAAGTGACCACACCTATAATCTAGAGTTTATGTTCTTTGAAAAAAAGGGAATGGAGCTTATAGGAAAGAGTGCATCGACTCTTCGAAAACAATATGAACCAAAGGAGATACCACCGGATATAACATCTTGGATAGGTTATAAATTCACTTTTGTTGTTAGAGTCCTATCAAAGAAAAGTGTCAAGACTATTGATCCATCCTTTGAAGTGCTTATGATAAAAGAAAAATACCAAAAGGAACCTATTATATCATTTATCAGCTCAAGTGGAGTTGTACCAGCAGAatcatcttcctctacaatggcaGAATACAAGGAATTACCATTGCTAATGCCAATTACCTCCAAAGACATAGAAAAAAGGTACATAGACTTTTTATTGTTCAGTTACAATATTCAATGTAGAATTAATTAAAAATAAAGATCTCCTTAAGTAATTACATCGTTTTTTATAAAATATGTCAGGAGCGATCCACTTCACAACCAGAACACACCGAAGAAACTCAAGATATGGACATTGAACCATCTGGGTATGATTAAGATAAGCTTCGTTCTTACCTTCTATATTAAATCTTAATATCTTTCCAATAATACCATTTCATATTTAGTTTCCATGATGAACTATATATATGTGTGTACATACAAGAAAAGATTATACTTATTTGTTTGATCTGCAATTAAAAAATATATCTAGTCCATTCAAATACTGCATATTAGTTCACCGTTTTTATAAACAATTTCAATACCTTATGTCATAAATTCCCTGTGAAACCATAGTTTAGAGACCATGAGCTATGTAGCACAATTTTCAGAAAATCTGAACACTTAAATCTTCATTTAAAGTGTCATGGCAGTTCATTATGCATTGTTTGCCATTCTATCTATTTACTTTTCCATGTGGGCACAAAGTCAAGAACAACAATGATCATCCATTACTACTTCATGTTGGACTAACACTGCAGATTTTGAATATCAAAATATATAGTTTTTACTAACCGTTTCAAATGCAGTTTTGTGCACACATCCTAGACTCCATATTATCTGCATTTCAACATTTCGAAAGAATCTAGGCATTAATAGCTTATGTCATGTTGTTATAATAATTTTAAAAATCTATCTATTTACTTTTCCACTTGGGCACAAAGTCAAGAACAACAATGATCATCCATTACTACTTCATGTTAGACTAACACTGCAGGTTTTGAATATCAAAATATATAGTTTTTACTAATCGTTTGAAATGCAGTTTTGTGCACACATCGTAGACTCCATATTGTCTGCATTTCAACATTTCGAAAGAATCTAGGCATTAATGGTCTATGTCATGTTGTTATAATAATTTTAAAATCTTACGTCTTGTCATTCTAAATAATCCTTCACACTATATTATCTTCATTTCAGCATTTGGGAAGAATCTCAGATTTCAAACAAAAGAAGCTTTGGAGACCCAAACTATGACAATCAGGTATTCTCCTTAGCCTTATCAAAGTGGACATATCTCATGTTTAGATAAAGTCTGATTAATACCATCACATAGATTTTTATTGCCAGAACAATCATTTTAGAAATTTGCAAATGAGGTTTCTTGCATTGTAAATAATATATATGGCTTTGAGCTAAACTCTTAATAATATCATAGATCTTTAGCCATATTTTATTTCGTAATCATCAGTGGTGATTTTTTGTGGGTTAAGATTGCTGAAACATAGAATGATGAGAAGTTGTATATAATGTGTAAGCTTCAATATTACTACAACAAAAGAATGATAATTAAATTTTTTGACATGGTAGAAAAATCAATTACAGGCTTCCTAGCGACACCGGGCCAATGTAGCAGCAACAGAAAAACCATTGTTATATTAATTTGCTTCCAAAAGAGCACATTATTTAGTGTTTTTGCTTACTTAAGTTATTAGGCTAATGTTTTTAGGGATATCAGAAAGCATGTATCAAGTGTTAGTGTAAATTGGAGTAAGTAAAATATGTAAATTTTATTGCTTTATCTCACTCCAAGGGAGTTGACTAGATTTAAAACTAAACAAAGTGCGAAGCAACAAAACCAATGTGTGCAAAAGCTAACTTGGCTTGTATGCGTTCATTATCTCATTATGTTATTATGAATAACAAAACTCTTTTTTAACAGGAAACAACTGATGACAAAGATGATCTTCCACAATTCAAGAAAATCAAGAGTACCCACTCTCAAGGAAAAAGCAAAAAATGATGCATGATAGACTAAGAAGACAAAGTAAAGTAGTAGACTTTAAAAGATCTTGACTAAAGTAATATATCTATATTTTCTGTTTCGATAAACAACGATAGCGCTAGCACTACATCTTTTGATGTATATAACCATGTAGTATCAATAGCGCTAAATCTTAAGCGTGTAGCACCAGCAGCGCTACATATTTTGATGTATATAAGCATGTAGCATCAATAGCGCTACATCTTTTGTTAAATATAAGCACATCTTTTGATATATATATAAGCATGTAGCATCAATAGTCTTAGCTATGGTGCTAATCTTACATTATATGGCGTATATGTGAGTTAATATCTAACGTTGATTTTTATCTACACTAGAATATCTTACCATTTGCATAGCGGTGCGGCAACGCCGCGCGTGGTTTTCTAGTATTCTTTCTAAAGTGGAAGGAGTATTATCATAGTAAGATTGAACACGCCACAAACAGCTCAATACACCAGATACTGGCAGTTGGACTTGACCTTATCAATTGAAACCAACATAGAGAGAGATAGATCTGTTACAGCAGAGATAGATCTGTTACAGCTGTATATGTCCGATTGGCTATTGCAATATCCAAACGCAGCATGGCCCTGGCGGCAGCCGGTTTGTTGCCCTATATATTAGTCCGGGATCTTAATAGTCTCATCCATTTCGACTCCACCAGCACCGCCGCTGTCTTCTCGTCCCCTACACCGCCACACGCTCGCCTCCGATCCATCACCACCCGTCCGCCCGTCGTTCTGCTGCGATCCTCGTCACCGGTTTGCGATGCTCGCCAAGCGCGTTGCTGCCATCAGCTTCTTGCTCGACCGCGACGACGACTCCTCCTCCGGCACGGGGGCGGGGTGGTGCAAGCGGCGCCGTCTCTGGACGACAGCGGACTACGAGACGACCCGGGTGCTCGGGGAGGGCAGCTTCGGCGCCGTCGTCGAGGCGCGGCACCGCGCCACGGGCCAGGCCGTCGCCGTGAAGACACTCCGCGCGCCAGCTGGTGCTGGGGCGGAGACGGAGGCGGGGGCCAAAGCTCTGCGGGAGGCCGAGCTCCTCGCGGCCTGCCGCGGCCACCCGTCCCTGGTCGGCCTGCACGCGATCGCCATCAACCCCGCCACGGCCGAGATCGCGCTCGTGATGGAGTGCGTCGGTCCCAACCTCCACGACGTACTCAACGGAAGCCGCTACCGCTCCGGCCGCCCGTTCACGGAGCAGCAAGTGCGGCTCATCATGCGGCAGCTCCTGGCCGGGGCCAAGCACATGCACGCGCGCCGGATCATGCACCGGGACATAAAGCCCGGGAACATCCTTGtcagcgccggcgccggcgccgatgACCGCGAGCCCGTCTCCGTCAAGATATGCGACCTCGGGCTCGCCGCCTCGATCACCAAGCCGGCGTACGGGCAGGCCGGCACGGTCCGGTACATGGCGCCGGAGATGCTCCTGGGGAAGCCCGACTACGACGCGATGGTGGACATGTGGTCCCTCGGATGCGTCATGGCGGAGCTCCTCACCGGGAAGCCGCTCTTCGACGGGGAGGACGACATGGAGGTGCTCAGCTTGATATTCGGCGTGCTCGGCGTGTCGGAGCGGACGACGTGGCCGGCATTCAAGTCCCTCCCGCTCGCCGCCATGGTGCCCCTGCCGCCCGTCCGCCACCCCAGCATGCTGCCGAAGCTCTTTCCCAAGAAGCTCCTGTCCGCGGATGGATTCGGCCTCCTGCAGCGGCTCCTCTCCTGCGACGCCGACAAGAGGCCGTCGGCGTCGGTCGCGCTCCGAAGCCCGTGGTTCACTAAAGACACGGACTCTGCTGCTTCAGTTTCTGCTACAGCAAAGATGGCTCAATGATCTGATCTAGAAGAAGATTGTCTAACGTATTACTATACGCGTACTAACCGACAGTTATGAACTTATGATAGATTGATTGTTATATgctttattttatgaacttgtttGTTCATCCGGATGCCATTATTTTATTCATTCTATCCTTGGTAGATGGTTTTTTCTGGACATTGACATAGTCTCGAAAAAACAACTACGAATAACATGCACGAGAAGCAATTCGACTTGGTTGTCAATCCAAAACAGCACAACTAACAAACTGAACAAACAAAAAGCTTAACGATCACCATTTTTCCGTATTTATGTTCCTACAGAGAAGGACCGATTTTTCTTGATTGCAGCCCCACCACCACTGGTTTGTTCAAAATGCCTCGTTGCTCTGTATGAATCCACAAGACTGCAACCGAGTGGCTGGCCACGCGGAACTAGAAAACATAAGGATTTTGGAAACCTCACAAAATTATCTGCTACCTGAAACATTCTCCAAGAACTTATTCTGAAAGAGACTTCCGAGCAAGAAAGAAGTACGTGCCGATTCTGCTTTGGTTAAAAAAAATCAGACTTACTTCTCACCCTCTACAAGACCTTCTCTCAATGCATTGTGGGGGCAAGACCAATGTACTCCAATGCCTAGGCCTAAAAAAAtatcaacaagtgctcaaatggCCATTCATTAAAAAAAAAGCCTTTTTTATTGTTCAGAACAAATCGGGCAGTATTTCTAACAAATGATTTATCTATAAGTAAAATGAACTAAAAATTGGTATGGATCCAAGCGCAACTAGCAGGCCAAGGGGGAATCCTCAACTAGATCCTTATCCCAAACAACCTGCATGAAGAAAACGACTTATACACCTACACGGATAATAAGATGTAAAACTACAATAATATATTGCTTTGTCAGTTGTGTATTTAACCTGTCATATAGGAATGGTGTATATGTGCAATGTAAAGGTGAGAACATTGGGACAACGACATATGCTTACTGTAGCTTGACCAAATCACATGTTCAACTAACTCCAGTCGAGCGATTGAGCTCCTGAACATCAAAGAATCAATATGAATCAATTGTGGTCTCAAATAACTTTTCCCCTGGTTATCTGGTTCTCATTATCTTTCAACCCAGTAACTGAGGTTGAGCTGCATTAAAACTATCTGCATGATTCAGTAAGCCATGAGGCTTCAATAGAAAATGAATCAATACTGAAATGAAAGAAGCCAATGTTCTAAATAAACAAAGAGTGAACTTGACATCCCTCCAAACTAAATCGACCACAAGCGGAAGCTTTTAAGTGATATTAAGATCGATCAAGTATACAATACATTGTCCAGTTTGTCAAAAGGCTACAACCAAGCACATTACAATTCACTAGCATGATCCAATAGTAGGCTAGATTTAACACCTACACCCTCCATCACCAGCTCACGCAACTTTATCACACAACTTGATATGGAGGCACCACTTCACTTGACTCATTTGATCACAGAGTTTTTTTTCCACGCATATGGGTGGCGGTCTGCACTAGTACATAgaggctctatagtggcggttctagagctgtttgcactggcgtttttcagtgccgccagtgctaggggtcagtggaaatcgccatttccactggcggttattctagaaccgccagtgaaaatagcaatggcggttttcttaagcaaaccgccagtgaaaatagcattttcactggcggttttattaagaaTACCGCCAATGGAAAttgtattttcactggcggttttttttatttagccgccagtggaagttttcccgcctttttttaaattttcgtactaaaatttatatatatttacacacacaaacatatatattgataaacatgtagtattgatattaaaagcaacatggaattaaattctatcatatatttatatacatcaaagtcttgtttacaaccatatatgcatcacacattatatacatcaaagttttcacgaaagctctaataactatctcggctaagagatagtctactaatttctgtcagtattctaaactctggcaaagtgaaagggaattaggcttacacctagttcctaaataattttggtggttgaattgcccaacacaaatattggactgactagtttgctctagtgtataagttatacaggtgcaaaaggttcacatctagccaataaaaagatcaagtgttggattcaataaaggagcaaaggggcaaccgagggcacccctggtctggcgcaccggactgtccggtgtgccaccggacagtgaacagtacctgtccggtgcaccaggggactcagactcaaactcttcaccctcgggatttctcggaagccggcgcgctataattcaccggactgtccggtgtgcaccggacatgtccggtgctccaaggaagctcggcctcctgatctcgccagcctcgggttcgcgcggcagccgctccgctataattcaccggactgtccggtgtacaccggactgtccggtgtgccagcggagcaacggctccctgcggcgccaacggctccctgcggtgcattaaatgcgcgcgcagcgcgcgcagaagtcagaatcgcccatgccggtgcac from Zea mays cultivar B73 chromosome 6, Zm-B73-REFERENCE-NAM-5.0, whole genome shotgun sequence harbors:
- the LOC103630777 gene encoding uncharacterized protein: MVKLNKRTIVLEDKDEIQGFPKYTFSLTPLDKLDQYKNKTDRFIDVIAKISGVSNVAKVPTTSGDQQMRRVVLLEDLKGNMIELSLSRKRVLEFDGDQILDVGQQHHVIAIFVGTLVKLYKGEYTFLSGTSACRWYINENDIAEIKAFQKSLPSEPVPIKKTYLQNDDATHKFEEKSLEQLKHVDPFLDMVNFPLVQGQRYQCTTTIIGITENQTWCYKACKICNSAIIQKENGYKCTKEGCPSTQFEWKYKIPFIASDHTYNLEFMFFEKKGMELIGKSASTLRKQYEPKEIPPDITSWIGYKFTFVVRVLSKKSVKTIDPSFEVLMIKEKYQKEPIISFISSSGVVPAESSSSTMAEYKELPLLMPITSKDIEKKERSTSQPEHTEETQDMDIEPSGIWEESQISNKRSFGDPNYDNQETTDDKDDLPQFKKIKSTHSQGKSKK
- the LOC103631646 gene encoding putative cyclin-dependent kinase F-2, with amino-acid sequence MLAKRVAAISFLLDRDDDSSSGTGAGWCKRRRLWTTADYETTRVLGEGSFGAVVEARHRATGQAVAVKTLRAPAGAGAETEAGAKALREAELLAACRGHPSLVGLHAIAINPATAEIALVMECVGPNLHDVLNGSRYRSGRPFTEQQVRLIMRQLLAGAKHMHARRIMHRDIKPGNILVSAGAGADDREPVSVKICDLGLAASITKPAYGQAGTVRYMAPEMLLGKPDYDAMVDMWSLGCVMAELLTGKPLFDGEDDMEVLSLIFGVLGVSERTTWPAFKSLPLAAMVPLPPVRHPSMLPKLFPKKLLSADGFGLLQRLLSCDADKRPSASVALRSPWFTKDTDSAASVSATAKMAQ